One Bremerella alba DNA segment encodes these proteins:
- a CDS encoding hydrolase produces the protein MALESEVQSILSRIQTQQNEMLYQLVLWSAINSGTSNLAGLRHLGELVLAELRTISDDAQAIPVSPHLIVDEHGDLKERFIGDVLFGVRRGDAPKQVILSIHLDTVYPVESPFQKVKQEGDTLYGPGVADAKGGLVVLLWALKAFEDYVEATGNSNLGWKVILNSDEEIGSPASREIFANHCDGFDFGLLFEPCLPNGNLVGQRKGSGNFEIVVRGQAAHAGREFHKGRNAIVAAAQVAQKLNDLNGRWKDTTLNIAKIDGGGPTNVVPDTAVVRFNVRYPAAEIENAISETIDRIVEETGDGITLIKHGGFFAPPKPMTEKYETLLKNAQENGKTLGLELSWESTGGVCDGNRLAAMGVPNIDTMGVCGGNIHSPQEYMHCESLVERTQLTFLTLITLAEDFRQA, from the coding sequence ATGGCACTGGAATCGGAAGTTCAAAGCATTTTATCCCGCATTCAAACGCAGCAAAATGAAATGCTTTACCAACTGGTGCTCTGGTCTGCTATCAACTCTGGCACTAGCAACCTGGCCGGTCTCCGCCATTTGGGCGAACTGGTACTAGCTGAACTTCGTACTATTTCCGATGATGCCCAGGCCATACCCGTTTCGCCGCACTTAATTGTCGACGAGCATGGCGACTTGAAGGAACGATTTATCGGTGACGTACTATTTGGGGTTCGCCGAGGCGACGCTCCTAAGCAAGTTATCTTGTCGATTCATTTAGACACCGTCTATCCGGTGGAATCTCCTTTTCAGAAGGTCAAACAAGAGGGGGATACTCTCTACGGGCCAGGCGTGGCGGATGCCAAAGGTGGCCTGGTAGTCCTCTTGTGGGCACTAAAAGCCTTTGAAGATTACGTCGAAGCAACGGGAAATTCAAACCTGGGATGGAAAGTCATTCTCAATAGCGACGAGGAGATTGGTTCGCCAGCCTCTCGCGAGATCTTCGCTAACCACTGCGACGGATTTGATTTTGGCTTGCTGTTCGAGCCTTGTCTGCCTAATGGAAATCTAGTGGGACAACGCAAAGGGTCTGGCAATTTTGAAATTGTCGTCCGTGGACAAGCAGCCCATGCCGGTCGCGAGTTTCACAAGGGACGCAATGCCATTGTTGCTGCCGCTCAGGTTGCCCAGAAGCTGAATGACCTGAATGGACGCTGGAAAGACACTACCCTTAATATTGCTAAAATTGATGGTGGAGGGCCGACCAATGTCGTGCCTGATACAGCCGTTGTGCGTTTCAATGTACGTTACCCAGCAGCTGAGATCGAAAACGCGATAAGTGAGACGATCGATCGCATTGTCGAAGAAACAGGGGATGGCATTACCTTGATAAAACACGGCGGCTTCTTCGCTCCGCCCAAGCCGATGACAGAAAAATATGAAACCTTGCTTAAGAACGCACAAGAGAATGGCAAGACACTTGGGCTAGAACTTTCATGGGAATCGACCGGCGGCGTCTGCGACGGCAACCGTCTGGCGGCGATGGGAGTACCAAATATCGACACCATGGGGGTCTGCGGTGGCAATATTCATTCTCCTCAGGAATATATGCATTGCGAAAGTTTAGTTGAACGAACACAGCTCACCTTCCTCACGTTGATCACCCTCGCCGAAGACTTTCGACAGGCCTAA